One part of the Rhizophagus irregularis chromosome 25, complete sequence genome encodes these proteins:
- a CDS encoding uncharacterized protein (BUSCO:EOG092C1ZRG), whose translation MADINFTKKSLLRPHTSTLPGSVKPVETKTGATKLVIGATYSYGQTVSINNSDGLRYLQSQSPQSPRREPSPNPSGSAFSSDANDDISEIDSSIDKLRDHNRIKESQTKEVDDEKVSVVISSDQSTLVEKSSIGLKPNIDLLIKDPMKAIDSMKLSDSTVSRLDETQRLRFERCLNKFKDVLQSANIDLDALRNLNWLGIPNELPSELRSITWQLLLEYLPCNADRQVKTLARKRQEYFEGVSQAYARGIAGLDQTIWHQIHIDVPRTNPGTILYQCETTQQCLERVLYVWAIRHPASGYVQGINDLVTPFFQVFLSFYIDENPENYDTSCLPKNVLDVIEADSFWCLSKLLDGIQDNYTFAQPGIQRQINKLKDLINRINAPLAAHLQKEGVEYLQFAFRWMNCLLMREMSLKHTIRMWDTYLAERSDGFSVFHLYVCVAFLDKWSDELKTRDFQGIMMFLQSLPTAKWKEQDIELLLSEAYRLKSLYHEAPNHLSRV comes from the exons ATGGCCGATATTAACTTCACAAAAAA gagCCTTTTGCGACCACATACTTCTACATTACCAGGAAG tGTAAAACCGGTTGAAACGAAAACTGGTGCTACAAAATTGGTAATTGGAGCAACATACTCTTATGGACAAACCGTATCGATAAATAATTCTGATGGTTTAAG ATACTTACAATCTCAGTCACCACAATCGCCTCGTCGTGAACCATCTCCAAATCCATCCGGAAGTGCATTTTCTTCTGATGCAAATGATGATATATCAGAAATAGATTCATCCATAGATAAATTAAGAGATCACAATCGTATTAAAGAATCTCAAACAAAGGAAGTTGATGATGAGAAAGTGTCAGTAGTAATAAGTTCTGATCAATCAACACTCGTTGAAAAAAGCTCTATTGGGCTTAAACCTAATATCGATTTActaattaaag ATCCTATGAAGGCAATAGATTCGATGAAACTCTCAGACTCAACTGTCAGTCGACTAGATGAAACACAAAGGTTGAGATTCGAAAGGTGTCTTAACAAATTCAAAGATGTATTGCAAAGTGCAAATATCGATTTGG ATGCACTCAGAAATCTCAATTGGCTGGGCATACCGAATGAGTTGCCAAGCGAACTAAGATCAATAACATGGCAATTACTTTTA GAATATCTTCCCTGTAATGCTGACCGTCAGGTTAAAACTTTAGCTCGAAAAAGGCAAGAATATTTTGAAGGTGTCTCACAAGCATATGCTAGAGGTATTGCTGGATTGGATCAAACAATTTGGCATCAAATTCATATTGATGTACCTCGGACTAATCCTGGTACTATTCTTTATCAATGTGAGACTACTCAGCAG tgtTTGGAACGTGTACTTTATGTATGGGCCATCCGTCATCCTGCTAGTGGATATGTTCAGGGAATCAATGATCTTGTTACTCCATTCTTCCAAGTTTTCCTTTCTTTCTATATTG ATGAGAATCCAGAAAATTATGATACCAGTTGTCTTCCAAAGAATGTTTTAGACGTGATTGAGGCAGATAGTTTTTGGTGTTTATCTAAGTTACTTGATGGTATTCAG GATAATTATACATTTGCACAACCTGGTATACAAaggcaaattaataaattaaaggaTTTGATTAACAGAATAAATG cACCACTTGCGGCTCACTTGCAAAAGGAAGGTGTTGAATACCTTCAATTTGCTTTTAGATGGATGAATTGTCTGTTAATGCGTGAAATGTCTTTAAAACATACAATTAGAATGTGGGATACTTATTTG gcGGAAAGATCAGATGGATTTTCGGTGTTTCATTTATATGTTTGCGTAGCATTTCTAGATAAATGGTCGGATGAATTAAAAACAAGAGATTTCCag ggAATTATGATGTTTTTACAATCATTACCAACAGCTAAATGGAAAGAACAAGATATTGAGTTGCTATTATCGGAAGCATATagattaaaaagtttataccATGAAGCTCCAAATCACTTATCAAGAGTTTAA